In Vulpes lagopus strain Blue_001 chromosome 20, ASM1834538v1, whole genome shotgun sequence, the DNA window CTAGAACAGctcttattacatatttttatcttagATTATTTCCTTCAATTGTCTCCTTCATTGTAAAAACACTTTTTTCCTACTACACTTCTTTAAGATTATCTttctactataaaatattttcttttatagagCTCTCCACATGAAGCAAACCTAAGCTAAAACAAATACTTAAGTGTTTTCTCCAGTTAGAAAGACAATTACCTCAGAGGGGAACTTGTAattgaaggaaacaataaaaaagattgaaatataaGTGAGCTGTCTAAATATTCATTGTTCATAACACTAATAAAGTGATTTGTGGTTCTGAATATACAGGTGGAAGTAAATAGTAATTGAGAATAATCACGAAAATCTCTTGAAAActtactaaaaattttaaagattataaaataataacttaaaaggGTAAAGTTATAGCTTTAATCATTTTACTACTACTCCTGAAAGTGTGAAAATTTACTATTACATAAGTAAATGTGTAAGTAGAAATCTCGGTCTTAAAGTATcgataattaaatataatacacTAAATAATCTATATAAAAGACTTAGATATCATATTGGACTAgaaatcaaaactatttttttaaacattttatttatttgattgagagatagagatcatgagcaggggggaaggacagagggaaaagcagactccccacagagtagggagcctgatgcagggctcgatcccaagactctgagatcatgacctgacctgaaagtagatgcttaacccactaagctaCATAGGCACCTGGAAATCAAACctattttctacttaaaatagGTTTTCCTAAacataagaaacagagaaaggagaaagtaaaaagatacatcaggaaaaaaaaagaaagaaagaaagaaagaaagaaagaaagaaagaaagaaagaaagaaagaaagaaagaaagagaaagaaagaaagaaagaagaaagaaagaaaagaaagaaagaaagaaagaaagaaagaaagaaagaaaagaaagaaaagaaagaaagaaaagaaagaaaagaaagaaagaaagaaagaaagaaagaaaaaggaaagaagaaagaaagaaagaaagaaagaagaaagagaaaagaaagagaaagaaaatgctactTCCATTTTACTAACTTCAAAGTTTGCCATAAGATATAAAGCATCATGTTATTAGATGTAATACAAAGATATTTCTTAACAGTCATTCTGTCAACCTTCCAGGATGATAGccattatttttgtattcatttagAGGTTACCCCAACACCACACCATCCAACCATCCAACagagtagccactagccacatataTCAAGTTCAATTTACACCAATTagaattaagttaaaattaaaatttgtgggatgcctgggtggctctgtggttgaacatctgccttcggctcagggtgtgatcctggaatcccaggatcaagtcccacatggggctccctgtagggagcctgcttctcctgcctgtgtcttttactctctctgtctctgtgtctttcatgaataaataaataaaatctttaaaaaaaattttattcctcAGTTATATTAGCCACATTTCATGTGCACAATAGAGACATGTGGCTGTGGGATATCATATATTGGAAAATGcagacaaaaatattttgggtgcctgagtggctcagtcggttgagtatctgcctttggctcagatcatgatcccagggtcctaggatcaagtctcaccctgggctccctgctcacggggtagtttgcttctccctctccctctcccctctgctcatgcttactctctttctctctctctctcaaataaataaatagaatctttaggaaaaaaaatattttcagcaacacagaaagttctattggacagcactgccTTAAAGTTCACAGCATGCCTTGTTGACTTGCTAATAGAAatgaatacttttattatttctatttcagtgCAAGAATGTCAGAAAACTTGAGGTCAATTATCCTTATCCCAAGTCATGTACTACTATGTTAGGATTTTCTGTAATGCAATTTCATGTATGCTTATgcatattgatatatatttgcCTCCATGTTTTTATGACCAAAATTTGCTTAAATTTACccaatatatgtgtattttattatatattataataattatatatatatgaccaatttactgtacatttttaattatacataaagatatatatatatcttttgtttactcttcatttcttcttacaTCTTTTTCCATGTTCTGGGATTATTTTGCTTCTGactatatataatttctattatatattttaattatgaaaggCTAGTAACTCATTATTTACAGTTTTGATTATCTGAAAATGcctacatttctcctttttttttttttttttaagggagcaaGGCAGTGgggaggcacagaaagagaatcccaagcaggccccatgcccagcccagagcccgactccaggcttgatcccatgaccttgagatcatgacctgtgccaaaatcaagagtcagataatcaactaaaccacccaggtgccccctcctcatttttgaaatatatactcATTAGTCAAGTActctaaagttttctttcttcagaaatTTGAGGATATTTGTCTTcctactttcctttttctgtttagaATTCAGCTGTCAATCTTACTATTGCTTTAAATCTGTCTCTTCATTTGTGTTCATCAGTTTGACGCCAATATATTCTCTTTGTTAGTTTAAATATGTTCTCCATAACAATCTCTAATTGTCTCTCAAGctatatataatgtatatcaaTCCATTCAACAATTTACATTTAACgtattgaatttttctttttctttttttttttttttttagggagagcaagcatgagtggaggtgtagggaggggcagaggaagagggagaattttgagagagagaaggaggatctcatgaccctgagatcaagaccctagccaaaatcaagagttggacacttaacagactgagttacccaggcatccctctacttggttcttttaatatgcttctctctctcttaaaattttaaatctttttatttctaaagtgaATTCTACTACCTGACATATATTTTGGATTTAGTTATTTCTTCACTTATTGAAGTCTGGTAAATTTCCCTAAGGTATCAGATGATCTATATCTATGTCATCTATCTATGTATACCATCTATATACTCATATATGTATAAAACTATACAATTATATCTATACCTCTAAATCTATACctgcatttataatttatatttatctatgtaaAGAAATAGTTTAAGGTCGCCTCTATaccatgataattttttttgtagtttcaagtttttatttaaattcctattagttaacatatagtgtgatattagtttcaggtgtactatacagtgatttttttttaaagattttatttatttatccgtgagagacacagagagagagagaggggcacagacacaggcagagggagaagcaggctccatgcagggagcctgacatgggacttgatcccgggtctccaggatcacaccctgggctgaagcagtgCTACactactgagccaccgggctgcctgtacaatacagtgatttaacatttccatacaacatctggtgctcatcacaacaagtgaaCTCATTAACCCCTATCACttgtttaacccatccccctgcccaccttccctccatcaaccctcagtctGAGTTCTgaatatttaagagtctgttttatggtttgcttctgtctctctctgtcttttttcacCCCTGCATTCATCtggatttttcttaaattctacatatgagtgaagtcatatggtatttgtctttctctgactgacttcttttacttagcacaatactctctagctctatctacatcactgcaaatggcaagatttcattctttttcatggttgagcaatattccatatatatatgtatattatacacacacactatatccATTCACACTATGACTTCTCTATCCAttcacacatattatatatatgtatatatatatataatacacatacacatactacacacaatttatatatatacatatatataatacacacacacacacatactacaacttctctatccattcattagttgatgaacatttgtgcttttttcataatttggctgttgttgataatgctgttataaacatcagggtcTGTGTATCCCACTGAATctgtattttgtatcctttgggtaataacctagtagtgaaattcaaatatcatagcatagctttatttttaattttttagggaccttccatactgttttttaggGTGGCTACTCCAGTTTGTGTACCATGCTAATCTAATCAAGCATTGACATGATTAGGAACTTAATTTCAGTTCATAGGAAGGGATAAATATTTAAGGTTCACCCTAGTCCTAACATATTGTTCAGAGTCTCAGTTTTGGTCAAAATCATTGGAAATTTCTAACTTTCATTTGGCGTTACCTGAGCTCATGAGTCTCATCAGCCTCTCTTTTGGATTCAACAATATCCCTAATCTAAAAGTAGTCACAAATTCTACgactttgttgttgttaaaacCTCCACGACATTTTGGCCATAGTAATTTCCGgacattttcacatatattttctttgcctAAATTTTctagacaaaaaagaaatttccaaataatattttcatttgtaagtatattaatttttatcttattccCCCTTAGGAATAAGCTTTAAATTCCTAACCAATTCTTGGATGAAATATTTATCTTATAATATATTAAAGAGTGGCTAGAATAGGTGAGAAATAAGAGCAAGAGTGTCCAATCACAAAATTactttactttaaatatttatttatttatgttagaaagCGTAGGGGGACAggagaaaagcagaaggagagTCTTAACTCCAAGCTGAGTGCTGAACCCAACCTAAGACTTGATTTCatagctgagatcaagaactgagccaagaccaagagtcggaggcttaaccaactgtgctacgcaggcatcccacaaatttattttaaaagtttgaatgGATGCAATGGACACAAGAATTATTGCAATTTAAAGTATAATACCCCTAAATAAGTAACCaaaatgtgggacgcctgggtgactcagcggttgagtgtctgcgtttggctcagggcatgatcccagattcccatgatcgagtcccatatcaggcttcttgcatggagcttgcttctcctccctctctctgtgtctctgcctttctttctgtgtctctcctaaataaataaaaaatttaaaaaaaaaagaagtaaataaaatgtaatatctcTAAATGATTGAGGGGCAGTTACTTAACTATTTTTAaccatgtttgtttttctcacacTGTATAAAATCTTCAATTGTAAGTTAACCAAATTTCCATTCATtccttgaatataaaaataattttcagtctttcctactttgcttattttatttcatctgccCAGATTTCCCCTTTGCCCCTTCTAATGCTGTTATGTCTTTGCAATTCTAAATAAATTTCACCTTTTAAGATGCTATGGGACAGGTATTCTTTATAAGTTCCTTATTCTTTCTGCATCTCCCTTTTCTTGCATTTAACATAACAGATTCATAATGGGTATCTTTCTCCAAGGGCTGTTGTACAGCTTAAAGAAATAAGGTGCAGGCACATTTACTAAACATATGTTAACTCTTTTTGTTCTCAGTTTTAGGTTCTTTATCAAAATCTATTTTTGCACTTTGTTATTCCTGAAAATACTTTGCCTGAGACAACAGACAATATTACCATGAAAAAGAGAAGTAATGTTTCCCCATTTTTTGTTGAGATACACATTAAATCATCACTCCTGATGGTATCAAATGTTAATTATCTTTTAGTTTGAAACATGAGTAAAAACCAAGGTGGAAATCATCCTTATGATTTTAGATTCTTCACTCAAATTTTGTGGTATTGTTCATTACACATATGGAGATAAGACCATGTTGAATACTCATCAGTGAGATGCAGGTGTTTATTACTTTTATCAAGAAATGGTAGGTGACTTCAagcaaaataacttaaaattcatacataatcattttcatttgtcttctattcaatttttcttttatgtataagCCTAaccatataaatgtaaatattatttttgttctctGCATTCCTTATATAACTATCAGCCAGTCTGCTGTATTATGCTTGTTGGCATTCCCACATCTTGTGAGGGAATCAATTTAATTCCTGAGTCAAATTTCAATTCATAAAAGTCTATGTACTTAAAGAATAGTTTACTACTACTTGTAgttaaagtgagaaaaatatctGAGGTCCCTCAAAATTCAAATCCTCAATTTCttaggatttcaaaatatttcaggtACATATTGATCTTTTAATAATATCATCATTATCTATCACAATCAAAAGCCTAGTCAAGAAATAACTAACAACAATAAACATAGCTGGTTATCAGAACTAGTAAATTTGTTAGATTATAATGATTtgacttttaatataattttgaaagaaaatccaATAACAAATTTTATCTCCAATGCagactttagattttattttcaattagtgcattaattacagaatttttcaaataaagtctGTCAGCCACTATTTGGGGCCAGAGACAAGGTGAAGATTTGATAATCAAAGATCTTCCTGTAGGTGACAGAGATAATAAAGTTTATGAGTAAAGGCATTGGTGAGATTGGACAACAAGACTAGAAATGTAATAAGGTGATCAGAAGAAACCAGATCCACATGTTGGTCTATAACAAGAAGGCTGACAGCTCCTAGAAGCCAAGTTGGTTGAGGGGCAGAATCTGGATCCATTGCCCAGAGAAGGGAAGCCACAGACTCTGTAACTCATGGGTCTTAAACCCTGGGATCCACAGCCCACTGAGTAGCAGCTTCTCGATCCATAGCCCAGGGAACGGCAGCTGCTGGACGACCCCAAACCCAGAGACCCAGAGCAAGTCGTCTGGCAGGGACTGCAGAGCGTGGAGGTCCTCGGGCGGTAGCAGGATGTCTGGCAAGGTCTGGTCACCACACAGGATGTCTGGCAGCTGGTAGGTTCACAGCAGGTCTCCTGACAGCCAGTGTGGAGGGAGGAGCCCACCTGGCAGGTGCTGGGAGAGCAGACCTCAGTGCGGTAGACCAGGTTGCTGGGGTGGGATGAGCCACAGGAGGAGCTGGGGTAACGCAGGTATCCCCCAAAGGAGCGGGAGGAGAAGTTTCCAGAGCAGCAGTTGTAGGACATGTTGGCAGGAGATGTGAGTTCAGCTGGCTGACAGTGAGAAGATTCTACGTTTGAATATATTGCTCCTCAAGTGAGGCATTTATATACTCTCAGGAATGGGTGTGGCACTTTACAGGGTCATCTTTTCCAAATTTGGAGTCCCTCATTTGCATATGTTTAATGCAGTAGTCCTTTTTATAATTGGAGTTCACTACGTCTCTTCATCTTTCGTTTATGGGTTcactcattttgtttttacagcTCTATGTCAATGAAGTAAATCTATGTTACAAATGCTATGATGGTGTGTAATTAATATCTACTCCATCATGGCCAGGGAAGCCCCTCTGATTTTTCTGGTCATGACTACTTACATGTGCTCAGCTTTGGCTGAGGAATGCTTTCTTCCTAGGGTGGGGATTACAGTGCAGTCATCTCCCTTTTGTGTCAGTGACTGAGAAGCAGAAATCTGGTCTTAAGGAACCTTCTAAAGATTGCTCCTACATCCAACCATTGATTCACACTCTCTAATATAATTTTGCATCTATTACTTCCTACTAGAAATGCTTACTATATCCAGTCTAGAGGGTTGTTATAAAAGTAAGCCAAGAGGATTGACAGAGACAATTAGAAGTGGGCATAATCCTGAACAAATATGTCTTTGTCTTTAGTGAAAAAATGTCTTTAGtctaaagactaaaaaaatttagtctttagaaaaatgaaatctaatcTAAAGCAAGAAGAGACCAATATGAACACGTGTGAAGAAAACTGAAGTAGGAGATGCTATTGAGATGAAATGAGGAAACAAGGGACAGTGGTAGAGAGAGGGACAAGACTGTCAAGATTTTCTTCTACCCCATTGGGTGATTTATGAATATTCTACTTCTTAGTTCAGTCATATCAAATTGTTTCAAAATGAACTTAATTCATGACTTTTGtgaaatacatttatatgtgtgAAACATTGTGAGGGCTACCCTCCCCCAATACCTCAAAATTTTGAATGTTCTCTGAGTATTTCCAAGGTCATGGCAGATCCTATAATTTTCTCCCTACTTTTGGTACATGCTTCTGTCCCAGTTTTCTTACTAGAGGGGATCCAGGTTATGTGAATCTTGAAGTTTATAACTTGGGGgcactttttttaagaaaaagaatacaccATTATGAACATAATAGtagataaaaatatgaacactaatttagaataaaacaatattaataaatacaaattacaaGATGACAAAAACAAATATCACAAAATCAAGACAATAATATGATATCGTCATAGTCATTACCATCATCTATaacatttcctctatttttattggCTACATAGTCTTTGATCACTTTTACATACGACAATAATTTTATAACATGATTTTCTTTACAAAGAATAGAATATAATTCaggttttcttctaaaattatgaatcaaaaaattatttttgatgacaCAGAAAAGTTCCTTTcaatattactatttattattaatgcCACATCTGTAACATCCTGTATAGTTTCTTCTCAGTTGGTGCTTCAATCCTGGGATTATGATTATCTCAGTCTGGTGTCCCTGATTCACCTTCTTATCCCAGTCTGCTGGCCCTAGAGGTTGTGGACTTATGTAAAAATTagctatagggatgcctgggtggctcagcggttgaacatctgcctttggctcagggcgtgatcccaggctccttgtcgggggcctgcttctccctctgtcaatgtctctgcctctctttctgtgtctcttacggataaataaataaaatcttaaaaaaaaatcagctacaAATGGCTATGGACCCTTGGTTTTAGCGATCTATCAGGTAGCAGAGTAATGTCTTGGTTCTAATCCTTCTTCTTAAAGTCAAAACTCTCTGAAGTGCTGAGGTTCATCAGGTTGATTCTAGAGGCTAGAGGTAGTACAGGCAGTTTTCTGGATCCACCCAGAGCTCCAGAACTACTTAAAGGGCAAATAATTGACTCTCAGACTACAGCAGCACAACTGGAGCAGTGGATTCCTCCAAACCTCCCTTGGAAAAAGTCAGACAAAAGACGACCCTCCCACCGAAGCTTCATTAGGTTAAATCTGTCTCTATCTTCACTTAAGTTGCTCTATCCAAGATGCTTGAACATGTGCTGATCATGTTCTGTCTGAGATATCAGGGACTCACGTAGAGTGCCCAGGTCTCTCTTCAATATACTTTCCATGGAAATGTCTCTACCCAGAGCCCTAACTTAACTTTCAATAATTGTATTGTTGtgatttgttattgtttttgttatttgccTCTGGTCCTCTTTaactccaagttttttttttaaaggaaaatatctgaTAGATTTATCACATTTTTTGAGTATATTgctgttttctgcccatttcaagATGAATACACCAATGTAACATACACCAAAAGTCAATTATGTGGTATCAGGCACTCAGAAAGTATAGTGCTATGGCTTAAGGATTGAGTTGCAACTCTATTTGAAAAAATTACAATACAATTCTACTGTATTTGCTTAAATTAACAACTTTTCCTCAATGTAAAAGTAGGTTTCACTgcaattttacaaaagaaaacactgTATATAGGACTTCTATAGTCCAAGAAATGGTGAAGTAACTTCATTCACAtcaaagaaatacttttaaaaagtttatgttatgatcttttaaatttctagattttttttttcctaacggTTTCTAGCCACTGAGATAAAAGTGCACTCAATGCTGTGAACACCATGCCTTTCTCAAATAACTGTTTTTCAAAGAACTTCTTGAAAATAGTTGTCTTATCACAAGTAAGAGTGATTTTTGCTCACTGGAGATAGGACTCTATTAACCAAAATAATAAAGTCAGCAAAATTTGTCTATGGTGACACAACCTTTTGGCTGCCCTCACAGGCACACGATGTTGTCCTCTTCTCTATACATCTGACCTTCCTCACGCCAATGTGATAGTGTTGATATTAGCTGAAATAACAAATCACAAACTCCCAGATCCTCTACCAAATCCAGCCCACACAGGTTTGTTCATCACACAAGCATGGAACCCccccacaggtttttttttattaaactctaAATTACTCGccaatacttaaaaataaaaaaatcatgcatATATGGATTtctaacatctttttaaaattctgaaaatctgGCTATGCTGGGATCCTTGCTTGCAGGTGTCTGGAACTCACTACAAGCAGTTCCATTCATAGAGGATGGGCTCCCTGAAATTCCCAAGTTCAGCTACTCCTCTTTATTTTATAGCTATGGGGCCAAATTTCAGCTGTCATTAGTCATAAAGCATGTGCTGTCATTTTCCTGTATTAATTAAagtctctttcataaataagagAACAAGAGGTAAATTGAGAGGCTTTGGGTTTTAAGATATTTTGTGAAAACAACTTCCCTGTGCGCTTGAAGGATACTCTTCTATgtttaataggaaaatataatGCGTCTGTGTTGGTGGACTGGAATATAAAACACCAATCATGAAACAAATGACAGGTCAACCGGACCAACTCACTTATGCTTATGATCCTCAATTTAAAATACATGCCCGCAGAACTTGACATGGTTTTTATATACTGGGCAATGATTTAAATCAGTGGTGTCTTACTTCTGAATATGCAACAGAATTAACAAACGAATCATTTTAGAACATACAAAccaatcagaaaataaatacacaattttaTAAACCCAATGATTGTTCTCCTCCTCAGGCTGCTCCATATGTGATTCTGATGTACTACCATGGTTAGATTAATGGGTTAACAAAATTAAActaattaaattaagttaaattaaattattaaactaAAGGGTTAACATCTAGTCAGGAGCCCACAGGAGATGCTCATAGCCGTGTGACATCATACTATATGCCTGACAACTGTAACCATCTCTGTACAGGGATCGTCTTTTAAGAATATGAAGTATAACattacagagaaaaggaaatctattttctctttataacgTCATAATTCTATTGTAATGGGCAGTTCCTTCTAATAATATGCTACACCCTCTCTTCTTGCTGCTGTGCAGATATAATAGCTGTTAT includes these proteins:
- the LOC121479588 gene encoding LOW QUALITY PROTEIN: keratin-associated protein 23-1 (The sequence of the model RefSeq protein was modified relative to this genomic sequence to represent the inferred CDS: inserted 1 base in 1 codon), giving the protein MSYNCCSGNFSSRSFGGYLRYPSSSCGSSHPSNLVYRTEXLLSQHLPGGLLPPHWLSGDLL